The Manihot esculenta cultivar AM560-2 chromosome 1, M.esculenta_v8, whole genome shotgun sequence genome has a window encoding:
- the LOC110622116 gene encoding disease resistance protein RUN1, with the protein MQLIRVDSESGKEITSCPSTPQNDLVGMDLRLQELSSYVGIGSDDVLFIGIYGMGGIGKTTMAKTYYNLMSCQFEGKAFLANVREIYSKRGILSLQEQLLSEILGEKVKIWNMYRGMNMIKSRLRFRRVLIVIDDVNQLNQLLELAGESNWFGSGSRIIITTRDEHLLVSHGVDQLYKAKELNQTEALQLFSLKAFKDSKPPENYLNLSASFVDYANGLPLAIEVLGSFLFGKTSNEWRTALDRIRENPRKEILDILQISFDGLEEIEKQIFLDIACFFKGKKQDWIKEILDSCGFYPEIGIRVLIDKSLITIMGEKLWMHDLLQEMGRKLVRQESPKEPGQRSRLWLYKDIFHVMSNNTGTEDVEGIVLELPEAEGAELNAKAFLKMKKLRLLIFRNVEFSHSLEYLSSELRFLKWHGYPFKSLPSNFQSKELVKLNMCFSRVEQLWDGVMQFNMLKIMKLSHSKNLVKTPDFRGTPRLEKLILEGCTKLLEIDQSIGVLERLVVLNLKDCKRLVSLPEGMYGLKALKVVNISGCSQLDYMVEELGLVECLEELDVSGTAIKQASCPMFHFRNLKVFSLNGCKGQTSSLLSLLPEKDSNSSGFCSLMVLDLSNCNIQDGTLPSNLSCLSSLREISLGGNSFISLPASINHLSKLERLYLNNCTNLQSLQAFPANVQFISAYGCSSLVKLPENLDASSSRSRRFNFSNCFKLARNQGCNNITFMMLRRYLQGMSDPKTGFDIVIPGSNIPKWFNHQRLGDSSAIDLPQMIWADRKWMGFALCAVFKINDRADRNSYFDLDLSCLLKINRRTWHHVFDEGFLTAMEQVGSDQLWLFYLSRYEFLGIDWQEISQTTSRHVLEVKFTAHGVGFRVKKFGVRLIYEQDVLEFNQTINQFQSCDYENLDKSDGALVKRGYDDYCENDGPESAGKCSFEEEPQPKRLKEFN; encoded by the exons ATGCAGCTAATTAGGGTTGATTCTGAGAGTGGTAAAGAAATCACTTCATGTCCTTCGACTCCTCAAAATGATTTGGTGGGAATGGATTTACGTCTACAAGAGTTAAGCTCATATGTGGGTATAGGATCTGATGATGTTCTTTTTATAGGAATATATGGGATGGGAGGAATAGGAAAGACAACTATGGCTAAAACTTATTACAATTTGATGTCTTGCCAATTTGAGGGCAAGGCTTTTCTTGCCAATGTCAGGGAAATTTACTCGAAACGCGGCATACTGTCTTTGCAAGAACAGCTTCTCTCAGAAATCCTTGGAGAGAAAGTGAAAATATGGAATATGTATAGAGGAATGAACATGATAAAAAGTAGGCTACGCTTCAGAAGGGTCTTGATtgtgattgatgatgtgaatcAATTAAATCAGTTGCTGGAATTAGCAGGGGAAAGCAATTGGTTCGGTTCAGGAAGTAGAATCATCATAACTACCAGAGATGAACATTTGCTTGTCAGTCATGGTGTGGATCAATTATACAAGGCTAAggaattaaatcaaactgaagcTCTTCAACTTTTTAGTTTAAAGGCTTTTAAAGATAGCAAGCCCCCAGAAAACTATCTGAATTTGTCAGCTAGTTTTGTAGATTATGCTAATGGCCTTCCATTAGCTATTGAAGTTTTGGGTTCCTTTTTGTTTGGGAAGACTTCAAATGAATGGAGAACTGCATTAGATAGAATCAGAGAAAATCCCAGAAAAGAAATCTTGGATATACTTCAAATAAGTTTTGATGGACTAGAGgaaatagaaaaacaaatatTCTTGGATATAGCATGTTTCTTCAAAGGAAAGAAACAAGATTGGATTAAAGAAATACTGGACAGCTGTGGTTTCTACCCTGAGATTGGAATAAGAGTTCTCATTGATAAATCTCTCATAACTATCATGGGAGAAAAATTATGGATGCATGATTTGCTACAAGAAATGGGTCGGAAACTGGTTCGACAAGAATCCCCAAAGGAGCCAGGACAACGTAGTAGGCTATGGCTTTATAAGGATATCTTCCATGTCATGTCAAATAATACG GGAACAGAAGATGTTGAAGGCATAGTCCTGGAGTTGCCAGAAGCAGAAGGGGCAGAACTTAATGCTAAAGCTTTCCTGAAGATGAAAAAACTCAGATTGCTGATATTTCGTAATGTGGAGTTTTCACATAGCCTGGAATATCTTTCCAGTGAGTTACGGTTTCTGAAATGGCATGGATATCCTTTCAAAAGTTTGCCCTCAAATTTCCAGTCGAAAGAACTTGTCAAGCTTAACATGTGCTTCAGCCGGGTTGAACAACTCTGGGACGGCGTTATG CAATTTAACATGCTCAAAATCATGAAACTTAGTCACTCCAAAAATCTTGTCAAGACACCAGATTTTAGAGGGACCCCAAGACTTGAGAAGCTGATTCTTGAAGGTTGTACAAAATTGCTTGAGATTGACCAGTCCATTGGAGTTCTTGAAAGACTCGTTGTATTGAACCTGAAAGACTGCAAAAGGCTTGTGAGTCTTCCAGAAGGTATGTATGGTTTAAAGGCACTTAAGGTTGTTAACATATCTGGTTGTTCACAACTTGACTACATGGTGGAGGAATTGGGGCTCGTCGAATGTTTGGAGGAGCTTGATGTAAGTGGAACTGCAATAAAACAAGCATCTTGTCCCATGTTTCACTTCAGGAACCTTAAGGTTTTTTCTCTCAATGGATGTAAAGGACAAACGAGTTCCCTGTTATCCTTGCTGCCTGAAAAAGATTCAAATTCATCAGGTTTCTGCTCTCTCATGGTATTAGATCTGAGTAATTGTAATATACAGGATGGAACACTTCCCAGCAATCTCAGTTGCTTATCCTCGTTGAGAGAAATTTCTCTGGGTGGCAACAGCTTCATTAGTCTCCCTGCAAGCATCAATCACCTCTCCAAGCTTGAACGATTATATTTGAACAACTGCACAAATCTTCAGTCCTTGCAGGCATTTCCCGCAAATGTACAATTTATAAGTGCATATGGTTGTTCTTCATTAGTAAAATTACCTGAAAATCTAGATGCATCTAGTTCGCGATCTCGACGATTCAACTTTTCAAATTGCTTCAAGTTGGCAAGGAATCAAGGCTGCAACAACATTACGTTTATGATGCTAAGACGATACCTGCAG GGGATGTCTGACCCAAAAACTGGGTTTGACATAGTTATTCCCGGAAGCAACATTCCTAAGTGGTTTAACCATCAAAGGTTGGGAGACTCTTCAGCAATTGATCTGCCACAGATGATTTGGGCTGATAGAAAGTGGATGGGATTTGCTCTTTGTGCTGTGTTTAAAATCAATGATCGGGCAGACCGGAACTCCTACTTTGATCTCGACCTCTCGTGTCTTCTTAAAATCAACCGACGTACCTGGCACCATGTCTTTGACGAAGGTTTCCTGACAGCAATGGAACAAGTTGGTTCAGATCAGCTTTGGCTTTTCTATTTGTCACGTTACGAGTTCTTGGGTATAGACTGGCAGGAAATATCGCAGACCACATCTCGCCATGTTCTCGAAGTTAAGTTCACAGCCCATGGTGTTGGCTTTCGTGTCAAGAAGTTTGGGGTCCGTCTGATATATGAACAAGACGTGTTAGAGTTCAACCAGACAATTAATCAATTTCAGAGCTGCGATTATGAGAATTTAGATAAATCAGATGGAGCCTTGGTTAAGAGAGGCTACGATGATTATTGCGAAAATGATGGGCCAGAATCTGCGGGAAAATGCAGCTTTGAGGAGGAACCACAGCCTAAAAGATTGaaggaattcaattga
- the LOC110609892 gene encoding probable LRR receptor-like serine/threonine-protein kinase At3g47570 yields MVFLYIIYCYIINVRVSLFQHHQSINLFLLHISSTIKLAKMCTHHLNPLAILSSFCFHIVALLMCMILITSTTVTASEIDRVALLEFKAKIEDDPSGVFNSWNDTTHFCQWHGVTCGRRHQRVTALELISLKLSGSISPHIGNLSFLRDLRLYDNNFIGEIPPQIASLRRLERLDLANNSLGGEFPPNISSCSNLILIQCSNNNLGGVLPVEISSLLKLQRLSLSNNHFTGTIPPSFGNMSSLDALILYQNNLSGNIPSTLGQLRNLTIFALSQNRFSGLIPNSIFNLSLVRVLDIGSNYQIQGTLPPDLGISLPNLYFFSISRNQFTGTIPNSISNASNLEVLQLDENQFSGRVPSLEKIQRLRWITVFTNNLGSGKDDDLTFLSSLVNTTTLEAIQIGVNNFGGQLPEQISNFSRKLWHLSFDQNQIVGSLPIGIENLINLNSFQASDNKLSGSIPSSIARLQNLNMLYLFGNRFSGSIPSSIGNLTRLLSLRLRGNNLHGSIPSSLAKCQNLLELDLSLNNFSGAIPAEIMDLSTLSIVLDLSYNRLSGFLPQQVQNLRNLGYLDVSNNMLSGEIPNSLGNCIRLENLYMESNFFQGNIPSSLSSLKGLQGLDLSRNNFSGQIPEFLGRVQMLQVLNLSYNNFEGMVPTEGIFKNATATLVMGNRGLCGGIAELQLPKCSFDKPKKRINLRTKMVISIISLLLGITTVLTCLSFWWLRKRKGKCTSEESGNMLLEVSYHSILRATNEFSSANLIGTGSFGSVYKGILDGQGTVVAIKVLNLMRQGASRSFIAECEALRNVRHRNLVKILTVCSSIDFQGNDFKALVYEYMVNGSLEEWLHPSPMLDEQPKCLNLLQRLSIAIDVACALEYLHHFCQIPIVHCDLKPSNVLLDDKMTAHVGDFGLAKLISESNFQSPMNQTNSIGVRGTIGYIPPEYGVGSEVSTYGDTYSYGILLLEIFTGKKPTDDIFGEGLNLIDFVKRALHEDSMQIVDPNLLDDKKNNNSISNECLISIFDIGISCSAELPHERMNVRDVVARLSTIRIKLQGV; encoded by the exons ATGGTCTttctttatataatatattgttatATCATCAATGTACGTGTGTCTCTGTTCCAGCATCATCAATCTATAAATTTGTTTCTCCTTCATATCAGCTCAACCATCAAACTAGCTAAGATGTGTACTCATCACTTGAATCCATTGGCAATCTTGTCATCCTTTTGCTTCCACATTGTTGCTCTTCTCATGTGCATGATCTTGATCACCTCTACAACAGTTACTGCGAGTGAGATCGACCGAGTAGCGTTGCTTGAATTCAAGGCCAAAATAGAAGACGACCCATCAGGAGTTTTTAACTCCTGGAATGATACCACCCATTTCTGCCAGTGGCATGGTGTTACGTGTGGTAGAAGGCACCAAAGAGTAACGGCACTGGAGCTAATTTCCTTGAAGCTTTCTGGCTCTATATCGCCACATATTGGCAACTTGAGCTTCTTAAGAGACTTGCGTCTCTACGACAACAATTTCATCGGCGAGATCCCTCCACAGATTGCTTCCTTGCGCAGGCTGGAAAGATTAGACCTAGCCAATAATTCACTTGGTGGTGAATTCCCTCCAAATATTTCTTCTTGCTCCAACCTTATTCTCATTCAATGCAGCAACAACAATCTGGGAGGAGTGCTTCCTGTGGAGATCAGCTCCTTGCTCAAGCTCCAAAGACTTTCTCTATCAAACAACCATTTTACAGGAACTATCCCTCCATCTTTCGGAAATATGTCTTCCCTTGATGCACTCATTCTCTATCAAAATAATCTGTCAGGGAATATTCCATCCACACTAGGTCAACTGAGGAACCTCACAATATTTGCACTCTCTCAGAATAGATTTTCAGGTTTGATCCCAAATTCAATTTTCAATCTTTCTTTAGTTAGAGTTTTAGATATAGGATCTAATTACCAGATCCAAGGCACTCTTCCACCCGACTTGGGCATTTCTCTTCCAAATCTGTACTTCTTCTCCATCTCCAGAAACCAGTTCACTGGAACCATTCCCAATTCAATATCCAACGCCTCAAACTTGGAAGTGCTTCAGCTAGATGAAAATCAGTTTTCTGGGAGAGTGCCTTCCCTAGAAAAGATTCAAAGGCTTCGTTGGATAACTGTGTTTACCAACAATCTTGGGAGTGGGAAAGATGATGATTTGACCTTTCTCTCATCTTTGGTCAATACTACCACTCTAGAAGCCATACAAATAGGTGTCAACAACTTTGGAGGGCAGTTGCCTGAACAAATCAGCAACTTCTCAAGAAAGCTCTGGCACTTGtcttttgatcaaaatcaaatagTTGGAAGCCTTCCAATTGGGATAGAGAATCTCATCAACTTGAACAGTTTTCAAGCATCCGACAACAAACTCTCAGGCAGCATTCCTTCCAGCATTGCAAGGCTTCAAAACCTTAACATGTTGTATCTTTTTGGCAACCGTTTTTCAGGCTCCATTCCTTCCTCAATTGGAAATCTGACCAGGTTACTCTCACTTCGTTTGAGAGGAAATAATCTTCATGGCAGCATTCCTTCCAGTCTAGCAAAATGCCAAAATTTGCTAGAATTGGATCTTTCTCTCAACAATTTCAGTGGAGCCATACCCGCAGAAATCATGGATCTTTCCACCTTATCGATTGTTCTTGATTTGTCATATAATCGTCTAAGCGGTTTTCTTCCCCAACAAGTACAAAACTTGAGGAATTTGGGTTATTTGGATGTTTCCAATAACATGCTGTCTGGTGAGATTCCTAATAGCCTTGGAAATTGTATACGCTTGGAAAATCTGTACATGGAAAGCAATTTTTTTCAAGGGAATATTCCTTCATCTTTGAGTTCATTGAAGGGACTTCAAGGGTTAGATCTATCTCGCAACAATTTCTCAGGACAGATTCCGGAGTTCTTGGGCAGGGTCCAGATGCTGCAAGTTCTGAATTTGTCCTATAACAACTTCGAGGGTATGGTACCCACTGAAGGAATTTTCAAGAACGCAACTGCAACTTTAGTTATGGGAAATCGCGGGCTTTGTGGCGGCATTGCTGAATTGCAGTTGCCCAAATGCAGTTTTGACAAGCCGAAGAAGAGAATAAATCTGAGAACGAAGATGGTAATCTCCATAATTTCTCTGCTTCTAGGGATAACGACTGTGCTCACATGTTTATCTTTTTGGTGGttaagaaagagaaaaggaaaatgTACATCAGAAGAATCAGGGAACATGCTATTGGAGGTGTCTTATCACAGTATCCTAAGAGCTACTAATGAATTCTCCTCAGCAAATTTGATTGGCACCGGTAGCTTTGGTTCTGTATACAAAGGGATTCTCGATGGACAAGGAACGGTAGTTGCTATTAAGGTGCTCAATCTTATGCGTCAGGGAGCTTCTAGGAGTTTCATAGCTGAGTGTGAAGCCTTGAGAAACGTTAGACATCGAAACCTTGTCAAAATATTGACAGTGTGTTCAAGCATTGATTTTCAGGGCAATGACTTTAAGGCTTTGGTTTATGAGTATATGGTTAATGGGAGCTTGGAGGAATGGTTACATCCTTCTCCGATGTTGGATGAACAGCCAAAATGTCTAAATCTTCTCCAGAGACTAAGTATAGCCATTGATGTTGCTTGCGCATTGGAATACCTTCATCACTTTTGCCAAATACCGATAGTTCACTGTGATCTCAAACCGAGTAATGTTCTTCTTGATGATAAAATGACAGCACATGTTGGTGATTTTGGATTAGCAAAGCTCATTTCTGAAAGCAACTTTCAATCTCCTATGAATCAAACAAATTCAATCGGAGTAAGAGGGACTATTGGCTACATTCCTCCAG AATATGGTGTGGGAAGTGAAGTGTCTACATATGGTGATACATACAGTTATGGTATACTTTTGCTAGAGATATTTACTGGAAAGAAGCCCACAGATGACATTTTTGGAGAAGGTTTGAATCTTATCGACTTTGTTAAGAGAGCTTTACATGAAGACTCGATGCAAATCGTGGATCCTAATCTTCTTGATGACAAAAAGAATAACAATAGTATTTCTAATGAGTGCTTAATTTCAATATTTGATATTGGAATTTCTTGTTCTGCTGAACTGCCTCATGAGCGTATGAATGTCAGGGATGTTGTTGCTCGGCTCAGCACTATCAGAATCAAACTTCAAGGAGTTTGA
- the LOC110613309 gene encoding bidirectional sugar transporter SWEET17 isoform X1: MASSTSSSMDGIIIFLGLLGNITTGLVYLAPIKTFWRIVMNRSTEEFESDPYVWKLINAYFWVYYGVLKPHSVLVATVNGFGAVLELIFVTLFLIFAPPRMRVKTAILFGFLDVVFPAGTVLITQLFLKRKAQIDVAGFFCVCFSMAAYGSPLSAMKTVVTTKSVEYMPFLLSFFLFINGGVWTLYAVITRDWFIGLPNGTGFVLGTAQLILYAIYYKRPQQLKKSSDNLEDGWERQPLIPEADQATPKA; this comes from the exons ATGGCTAGCTCAACATCTTCCTCCATGGATGGCATAATTATCTTTCTTGGGCTATTAG GCAACATCACCACAGGGCTTGTCTACCTTGCTCCCAT aaagacCTTCTGGAGAATTGTTATGAATAGATCAACTGAGGAATTTGAAAGCGATCCTTACGTTTGGAAGTTAATTAATGCATACTTCTGGGTCTACTATGGAGTCCTCAAGCCTCATAGCGTACTCGTCGCCACGGTTAACGGCTTTGGTGCTGTTTTGGAGCTCATATTTGTCACCTTGTTCCTGATTTTTGCACCTCCAAGGATGAGG GTTAAGACAGCTATACTGTTTGGGTTTCTCGATGTGGTGTTTCCAGCAGGAACTGTCCTGATTACCCAGTTGTTTTTAAAAAGGAAAGCACAGATAGATGTTGCTGGATTCTTTTGTGTTTGCTTTAGCATGGCTGCTTATGGTTCACCCCTTTCAGCTATG AAAACAGTGGTGACAACGAAGAGTGTCGAGTACATGCCGTTCCTTCTCTCATTTTTCCTTTTCATAAATGGAGGAGTTTGGACTCTGTATGCTGTGATTACTAGAGACTGGTTTATTGGA CTACCAAATGGTACAGGATTTGTTCTTGGGACAGCCCAGTTGATCCTGTATGCAATATATTATAAGAGACCTCAACAATTAAAGAAATCATCAGATAATTTGGAGGATGGTTGGGAACGACAACCTCTTATTCCAGAAGCCGATCAGGCTACACCGAAAGCTTGA
- the LOC110613309 gene encoding bidirectional sugar transporter SWEET17 isoform X2: MNRSTEEFESDPYVWKLINAYFWVYYGVLKPHSVLVATVNGFGAVLELIFVTLFLIFAPPRMRVKTAILFGFLDVVFPAGTVLITQLFLKRKAQIDVAGFFCVCFSMAAYGSPLSAMKTVVTTKSVEYMPFLLSFFLFINGGVWTLYAVITRDWFIGLPNGTGFVLGTAQLILYAIYYKRPQQLKKSSDNLEDGWERQPLIPEADQATPKA, translated from the exons ATGAATAGATCAACTGAGGAATTTGAAAGCGATCCTTACGTTTGGAAGTTAATTAATGCATACTTCTGGGTCTACTATGGAGTCCTCAAGCCTCATAGCGTACTCGTCGCCACGGTTAACGGCTTTGGTGCTGTTTTGGAGCTCATATTTGTCACCTTGTTCCTGATTTTTGCACCTCCAAGGATGAGG GTTAAGACAGCTATACTGTTTGGGTTTCTCGATGTGGTGTTTCCAGCAGGAACTGTCCTGATTACCCAGTTGTTTTTAAAAAGGAAAGCACAGATAGATGTTGCTGGATTCTTTTGTGTTTGCTTTAGCATGGCTGCTTATGGTTCACCCCTTTCAGCTATG AAAACAGTGGTGACAACGAAGAGTGTCGAGTACATGCCGTTCCTTCTCTCATTTTTCCTTTTCATAAATGGAGGAGTTTGGACTCTGTATGCTGTGATTACTAGAGACTGGTTTATTGGA CTACCAAATGGTACAGGATTTGTTCTTGGGACAGCCCAGTTGATCCTGTATGCAATATATTATAAGAGACCTCAACAATTAAAGAAATCATCAGATAATTTGGAGGATGGTTGGGAACGACAACCTCTTATTCCAGAAGCCGATCAGGCTACACCGAAAGCTTGA